One Peptococcus niger genomic window carries:
- a CDS encoding SDR family NAD(P)-dependent oxidoreductase, translating to MGNKKAVVVSGGTGGIGAAIVRELAKEGRQVFVGYHRNAEKAEQLAADCGDRVIPLQVDVRDEGSVARLFDTVDRLLDHEPLDALVNAAGIDHYGLLQDLDMDHWQDILAVNVTGSFLMVRAALPQLIHAKHGSILNISSIWGARGASCEVAYSTSKGAV from the coding sequence TGGTCAGCGGGGGGACCGGCGGCATTGGTGCTGCCATTGTCCGGGAATTGGCCAAGGAAGGCCGGCAGGTCTTTGTGGGTTACCACCGCAATGCCGAAAAAGCGGAGCAATTGGCCGCGGATTGTGGTGACCGGGTCATTCCCCTCCAAGTCGATGTGCGTGATGAAGGGTCGGTGGCGCGGCTTTTTGATACGGTTGACCGGCTCTTGGACCATGAGCCCCTGGATGCCTTGGTGAATGCGGCAGGCATTGACCATTATGGCTTGCTGCAGGACTTGGACATGGATCATTGGCAGGATATTTTAGCCGTCAATGTAACGGGCAGTTTTTTGATGGTGCGGGCCGCCTTGCCCCAATTGATTCACGCCAAACATGGCAGCATCTTAAACATTTCATCCATCTGGGGGGCCAGGGGGGCCTCCTGCGAAGTGGCTTATTCCACCTCTAAGGGGGCGGTGGA